One genomic region from Candidatus Endomicrobiellum trichonymphae encodes:
- a CDS encoding LL-diaminopimelate aminotransferase: MEIRYNEKLKKLPPYLFIEIDRKKKEAIKCGADIISLGVGDPDLPTPDHIIKSMQESVTKPANHQYPFGAGLLSYRKAIAEWYKKRFKADLSPDEICALIGSKEGIGHIHLGFINPGDVVLIPEPGYPVYNTGTIFTDGVPYFMPLFEKNSFLPDLDAIPLDILKKAKLIFINYPNNPTAATAPEKFYLKLIEFAKKNNIIVAADAAYSEVYYDENEKPLSFLEIPGAKEVGVEFHSLSKTYNMTGWRIGWVCGNRDVVAGIAKVKDNYDSGVFQAIQEAAVTALTSSQKCVEDARKIYKERRDTLVEGLQKLDWEVNLPKASFYVWAKVPKGYTSSQTVSKLLEEAAIICTPGNGMGKSGEGYVRFALTVNVPRIKEAVERIGKIRW, from the coding sequence ATGGAAATTCGTTACAATGAAAAATTGAAAAAACTGCCACCTTATCTTTTTATTGAAATAGATAGAAAGAAAAAAGAAGCAATCAAATGCGGGGCAGATATAATATCTTTAGGCGTTGGAGATCCAGATTTACCTACGCCGGATCATATAATAAAATCTATGCAGGAATCTGTGACAAAACCTGCAAATCATCAATATCCATTCGGAGCAGGTCTGCTTTCTTACAGAAAAGCTATTGCAGAGTGGTACAAAAAAAGATTTAAAGCTGATTTAAGTCCCGATGAAATTTGCGCACTTATAGGCTCAAAGGAGGGTATAGGACACATACATCTGGGGTTTATAAATCCGGGAGATGTAGTTTTGATACCCGAACCTGGCTATCCAGTATATAACACAGGCACAATTTTTACTGACGGCGTTCCGTACTTTATGCCTTTGTTTGAAAAGAACAGTTTTTTGCCTGATTTAGATGCAATTCCTTTAGATATTCTTAAAAAAGCAAAGCTGATTTTTATAAATTATCCTAATAATCCCACTGCTGCAACTGCTCCAGAGAAATTTTATCTAAAACTTATAGAATTTGCAAAAAAGAATAATATAATTGTTGCGGCGGATGCTGCATATTCTGAAGTATATTATGATGAAAATGAGAAACCGTTGAGCTTTCTTGAAATTCCGGGAGCTAAGGAAGTGGGTGTAGAATTTCATTCCCTTTCAAAAACTTATAATATGACCGGTTGGCGTATAGGCTGGGTCTGTGGCAATAGAGATGTAGTTGCGGGTATCGCAAAAGTGAAAGATAACTATGATTCCGGTGTTTTTCAAGCGATTCAGGAAGCAGCGGTTACGGCGCTTACGTCTTCCCAGAAGTGCGTTGAAGATGCCAGAAAGATATATAAGGAACGCAGAGATACTTTAGTTGAAGGCCTGCAAAAATTGGACTGGGAAGTGAATCTGCCTAAAGCGTCTTTTTATGTCTGGGCAAAAGTTCCGAAAGGTTATACGTCGTCGCAGACTGTTTCAAAACTTCTTGAAGAGGCTGCTATAATATGCACTCCGGGTAACGGTATGGGAAAAAGTGGCGAAGGTTATGTCAGATTTGCCCTTACTGTGAACGTGCCGAGAATTAAAGAAGCTGTAGAACGTATCGGTAAAATAAGATGGTAA
- the dapB gene encoding 4-hydroxy-tetrahydrodipicolinate reductase, translating into MKITVCGSTGRMGRAILAIAKSDENVKIAGALEYDGSRAIGTGDPVVSSVGDLEKFLSETDALIDFTNPESALRNLEAAGKYKVPIVIGTTGFNEEQKKKIAEISKSIPVVFSPNMSVGVNILFKLVDAVAKKIPDYDIEIVELHHNKKKDSPSGTAAKLAEIAAASVGKNINDVSVYGRYSADAVRRKDEIGLHSVRAGDIVGDHTVYFAGPGERIELTHRAHSRDTFAAGAIRAAKWAARRKPGLYDMSDVLSLK; encoded by the coding sequence ATGAAGATAACAGTTTGCGGATCTACCGGAAGAATGGGACGGGCAATACTTGCGATAGCAAAATCAGATGAAAATGTTAAAATTGCGGGCGCTTTGGAATATGACGGAAGCAGAGCGATAGGTACAGGCGATCCAGTTGTATCTTCTGTTGGCGATTTAGAAAAATTTTTATCTGAAACAGATGCTTTAATAGATTTTACAAATCCTGAAAGTGCTTTAAGAAATTTAGAAGCTGCCGGAAAATATAAAGTACCCATAGTTATAGGAACAACGGGTTTTAATGAAGAGCAGAAAAAGAAAATAGCGGAAATATCAAAAAGTATTCCTGTTGTTTTTTCACCTAATATGTCTGTAGGTGTAAATATTTTATTTAAGCTCGTTGATGCTGTCGCAAAAAAAATTCCAGATTATGATATTGAGATAGTTGAACTACATCACAATAAAAAGAAAGATTCACCGTCTGGAACAGCAGCAAAACTCGCAGAAATTGCGGCGGCTTCCGTAGGAAAGAATATTAATGATGTGAGTGTTTACGGCAGATATTCTGCTGATGCGGTAAGAAGGAAAGATGAAATCGGTTTGCATTCCGTAAGAGCCGGAGATATTGTTGGAGACCACACGGTATATTTTGCAGGACCTGGAGAAAGAATTGAATTGACTCACAGAGCTCATTCAAGAGATACTTTTGCAGCAGGTGCCATTAGAGCGGCTAAGTGGGCAGCCAGACGAAAACCCGGGTTGTATGATATGTCAGATGTGCTTTCTTTGAAGTAA
- the dapA gene encoding 4-hydroxy-tetrahydrodipicolinate synthase — translation MFSGVYTALITPFKDYKVDFDAFEKLIENQYKKGVNGIVPCGTTGESPTLSCKEHEEVIEFCVEKAKGKMKVLAGTGSNSTDEAIYFTRTAKRVGCDGVLVVSPYYNKPTQKGLYLHFKTIADTIDIPIVLYNIAGRTSINIEPATVAKLFKNCKNIIGVKEASGSLDQMSAIKSLVPDIELISGDDALTLPLLSIGGIGVISVLSNIIPTEIVSLVKTFEKGDLKEAVKIHYKLLPLVKLMFIETNPIPVKTVASLLGMCSADLRLPMCEMEEPNRLKLEKALKDFGLLK, via the coding sequence ATGTTTTCGGGAGTATATACCGCGTTAATTACGCCGTTTAAAGATTACAAAGTTGATTTTGATGCCTTTGAAAAACTGATTGAAAATCAGTACAAAAAAGGAGTTAATGGAATTGTTCCGTGTGGAACTACGGGTGAATCGCCCACCTTGTCTTGTAAAGAACATGAAGAAGTTATAGAATTTTGCGTTGAAAAAGCGAAAGGAAAAATGAAAGTTCTCGCGGGAACCGGATCTAATTCTACGGATGAAGCAATATACTTCACACGAACTGCAAAGAGAGTGGGTTGCGACGGGGTATTAGTAGTTTCGCCGTATTATAATAAACCTACGCAGAAAGGTTTATATCTGCATTTTAAAACTATAGCTGATACGATAGATATTCCGATTGTGCTTTACAATATTGCCGGAAGAACTTCCATAAATATTGAACCCGCGACGGTAGCAAAACTTTTTAAGAATTGCAAAAATATTATAGGTGTAAAGGAAGCGTCAGGATCTTTGGATCAAATGAGTGCTATAAAATCTTTAGTGCCTGATATAGAACTTATTTCAGGAGATGATGCGCTTACTCTCCCTTTATTATCGATAGGCGGGATTGGAGTTATTTCGGTTTTGTCTAACATTATTCCCACTGAAATTGTATCTCTTGTAAAAACTTTTGAAAAAGGCGATTTGAAAGAAGCGGTGAAAATCCACTACAAACTGTTGCCTTTAGTAAAATTAATGTTTATAGAGACAAATCCTATACCGGTAAAAACTGTTGCTTCGCTGCTTGGCATGTGCAGTGCGGATCTAAGGCTTCCGATGTGCGAAATGGAAGAGCCAAACAGACTAAAACTTGAGAAAGCATTGAAAGATTTTGGTTTGTTAAAATAA
- the dapF gene encoding diaminopimelate epimerase, translating to MDINFSKLTAAGNDFILIDNRENIIAQEDCQALAKKLCDRKYSIGADGLILLEKSACKDFKMKYFNSDGSYASMCGNGGRSIAKFAYDLCVANLKMVFETDAGVINAEILPEDRVRLDLYNPRDFKKDIKVEVNGKEFDVNFINTGVPHVVIFVDDIEKIDVFGYGRAIRRHKTFAPAGTNVNFVKVIKDNTLLVRTYERGVEDETLACGTGITASGIISVLKGFATSPVKVIARGGDKLSVSLRNPNDKISNVVLEGPALITFKGTVKIQSEV from the coding sequence ATGGATATAAATTTTTCAAAACTTACTGCTGCCGGAAATGATTTTATTTTGATAGACAACAGAGAAAATATAATTGCCCAAGAAGACTGTCAGGCTCTTGCAAAAAAACTCTGTGACAGAAAATATTCAATCGGTGCCGATGGTTTAATTTTACTTGAGAAAAGCGCTTGCAAAGATTTTAAAATGAAATATTTTAACTCTGACGGATCTTATGCTTCTATGTGCGGAAATGGAGGGAGATCTATTGCAAAATTTGCTTATGATTTGTGTGTTGCAAATTTAAAAATGGTTTTTGAAACTGATGCAGGAGTTATAAACGCCGAAATTTTACCGGAAGACAGAGTAAGACTTGATTTATACAATCCTAGGGATTTTAAAAAAGATATAAAAGTTGAAGTCAATGGGAAAGAGTTTGATGTCAATTTTATAAATACCGGTGTTCCGCATGTAGTCATATTTGTTGACGATATTGAAAAGATTGATGTTTTTGGGTACGGGAGAGCCATAAGGCGTCATAAAACTTTTGCTCCTGCAGGTACAAATGTTAATTTCGTAAAAGTTATAAAAGACAATACTCTTCTTGTGCGCACTTATGAAAGAGGTGTTGAGGATGAGACTTTAGCCTGCGGGACCGGCATAACTGCTTCGGGAATCATTTCTGTTCTTAAAGGTTTTGCGACGTCTCCGGTTAAAGTGATTGCAAGAGGCGGAGACAAATTATCGGTTTCTTTAAGAAATCCAAATGATAAAATAAGTAATGTTGTGCTTGAAGGACCTGCTCTTATAACGTTTAAAGGAACAGTTAAAATACAAAGCGAAGTGTAA
- the lysA gene encoding diaminopimelate decarboxylase, translating to MPQFEGNDLYIEQVKLSDIAKKYKTSTYVYSKSKIVTNFENYKKALGSREGLICFACKTNSNGTILKLLAKLGAGADTTSGGEIYRCLKADFDPSKIVYAGVGKTAEEVEYALKSRIFMFNVESFEELDAIDKIAAKIKIKAKIAFRINPHVDPDTHSYIITGKKGTKFGIPYEEAVKAYLVAKQKKNIEILGIHSHIGSQILDIDSFRLAAQKIKKIVNIVEKNGIKLEYVNFGGGLGIEYKKDQKAPSPKQLISELFPVFDENKKFIFEPGRSIIANAGHLLVKVIYRKISGGKSFLITDAGMNDLIRPTLYEAYHEILPVKMTNDKKVKTDVVGPICESGDFMGKDRMLPFVEQGGYLLITCAGAYGFAMSSEYNSRPLLAEVLVNGDKTMLIRKRAKYEDLLLNEV from the coding sequence ATGCCTCAATTTGAAGGGAATGATTTGTATATCGAACAGGTAAAATTATCAGATATTGCAAAAAAGTATAAGACCAGCACCTATGTTTATTCAAAGAGTAAGATTGTGACTAACTTTGAAAACTATAAAAAAGCGCTAGGTTCCAGAGAAGGGCTTATATGTTTTGCCTGTAAAACAAATTCAAATGGAACGATTTTAAAGCTGCTTGCTAAACTCGGAGCCGGAGCAGATACAACTTCCGGTGGCGAAATATACAGATGTTTAAAAGCAGATTTTGATCCATCAAAGATAGTCTATGCGGGCGTAGGTAAAACTGCAGAAGAAGTAGAATATGCTTTAAAAAGTAGAATTTTTATGTTTAACGTTGAATCTTTTGAGGAGCTTGATGCGATAGATAAAATAGCCGCTAAAATTAAAATTAAAGCAAAAATTGCATTCCGAATAAATCCTCATGTTGATCCTGATACTCATTCTTATATAATTACTGGCAAAAAAGGAACAAAGTTTGGTATTCCTTACGAAGAAGCGGTGAAAGCGTATTTAGTTGCAAAGCAAAAGAAAAATATTGAAATTCTCGGGATACATTCGCATATCGGTTCGCAGATTTTGGATATCGATTCGTTTAGGCTTGCGGCGCAGAAAATAAAAAAGATTGTTAACATCGTGGAAAAGAACGGCATAAAACTTGAGTACGTAAACTTCGGCGGAGGTCTCGGTATCGAATATAAAAAAGATCAAAAAGCTCCGTCTCCTAAGCAGCTGATTTCAGAACTTTTTCCGGTGTTTGACGAAAATAAGAAATTTATTTTTGAACCTGGTCGTTCAATAATAGCAAATGCTGGGCATCTTCTTGTGAAAGTTATATATAGGAAGATTTCGGGTGGAAAAAGTTTTCTTATTACCGACGCTGGAATGAACGATTTAATAAGACCTACTTTATATGAAGCTTATCACGAGATTTTGCCTGTAAAAATGACAAATGATAAAAAAGTTAAAACCGATGTTGTGGGACCTATATGCGAAAGCGGCGACTTTATGGGTAAAGACAGAATGCTTCCTTTTGTGGAGCAGGGCGGATATCTTCTTATAACTTGTGCCGGCGCTTATGGATTTGCGATGTCGTCGGAATATAATTCTAGACCTTTACTCGCGGAAGTTTTAGTTAATGGTGACAAAACCATGTTAATAAGAAAAAGAGCAAAATATGAGGATTTGTTGTTGAACGAGGTTTGA
- a CDS encoding patatin-like phospholipase family protein — translation MLKERSVGFSARTSVAIPGVFKPVEYRQRYLVDSGLVENIP, via the coding sequence TTGCTGAAAGAAAGAAGTGTCGGTTTTTCCGCAAGAACGAGCGTTGCAATTCCCGGTGTTTTTAAGCCTGTTGAATACAGACAGCGTTATTTGGTTGATAGTGGGCTTGTAGAAAATATTCCGTAA
- the argH gene encoding argininosuccinate lyase, whose translation MQNFDQFIGSFSFDNRLAEVDIAGSIAHTKMLIKTKIISASDGRKIVSGLTSILKDIGKGWKFPEEEDIHYAVERELIRRIGPVGGKMHTARSRNDQVVADLRIYLKQEIGIVENLINNFQKVLVEKAGENIDVVMPGFTHLQPAQPVLAAHHLLAYAWMMQRDRERLADCYKRTDVLPLGSAALAGTSFNIDRQYTAKLLDFENISENSLDAVSDRDFAAEFVFCVSLTALHLTRFCEEMILWMNPEFGYITIDDKFTSGSSIMPQKRNPDCAEVIRGKSGRIFGDLIALLTIIKSLPLAYNRDLQEDKPPVFDALDNIKMCLEVISEMTESLEFVGERALKSTEKGFIAATEIADYLAKNNVPFRAAHGIVKDIVLYCRKNSKTLNELSIEEYNGFSKIFKKDIFKYLDAKNIADMKTSYGGTSEKSVLRQIDNIKQKLK comes from the coding sequence ATGCAAAATTTTGACCAGTTTATAGGATCATTTTCTTTTGACAACAGGCTTGCGGAAGTTGACATTGCTGGCTCAATAGCTCATACAAAGATGCTTATAAAAACCAAAATTATAAGTGCTTCGGACGGCAGAAAAATTGTTTCGGGATTGACATCTATTTTAAAAGATATTGGGAAAGGCTGGAAATTTCCCGAGGAAGAAGATATACATTATGCTGTTGAAAGAGAACTTATACGGAGAATAGGACCTGTTGGCGGTAAAATGCATACTGCAAGAAGCAGAAATGATCAGGTTGTAGCTGATTTGAGAATTTATTTAAAACAGGAAATCGGAATTGTTGAAAATCTTATAAACAATTTTCAGAAAGTGCTTGTTGAAAAGGCAGGCGAAAATATTGATGTTGTGATGCCCGGTTTTACGCATTTGCAGCCGGCCCAGCCGGTTTTGGCGGCTCATCATCTTCTTGCTTATGCATGGATGATGCAAAGAGACAGGGAAAGACTTGCTGACTGTTATAAAAGGACTGATGTTTTGCCTTTGGGAAGCGCTGCTTTGGCGGGAACATCTTTCAATATTGACAGACAATATACGGCCAAACTTCTAGATTTTGAAAATATAAGCGAAAATTCTCTGGACGCTGTAAGCGATAGGGATTTTGCCGCAGAATTTGTTTTCTGTGTATCTTTAACGGCTTTGCATTTGACGAGGTTTTGTGAAGAGATGATTTTATGGATGAATCCGGAATTCGGTTATATAACTATAGATGACAAATTCACATCGGGTTCATCAATAATGCCGCAGAAAAGAAATCCGGACTGTGCCGAAGTTATAAGAGGAAAATCAGGAAGAATTTTTGGCGATTTAATTGCGCTTCTTACTATAATAAAATCTTTACCGCTTGCTTATAACAGAGATTTACAGGAGGACAAGCCACCTGTTTTTGACGCATTGGACAATATTAAAATGTGCCTTGAAGTTATAAGTGAAATGACGGAAAGTTTAGAATTTGTCGGAGAAAGAGCTTTAAAAAGCACGGAGAAAGGTTTTATTGCAGCGACTGAAATAGCTGATTATCTTGCGAAAAATAATGTGCCTTTCAGGGCAGCTCACGGCATAGTTAAAGATATTGTTTTATATTGTAGAAAAAATTCTAAGACATTGAATGAACTTTCTATTGAGGAATACAACGGCTTTTCAAAAATATTTAAAAAAGACATATTCAAATATTTGGATGCAAAAAATATTGCTGATATGAAGACTTCTTACGGCGGGACGTCAGAAAAATCTGTTTTGCGGCAGATAGATAATATTAAACAGAAGTTAAAATAA
- a CDS encoding translocation/assembly module TamB domain-containing protein → MCRSFKYTIYVLVVLVVLVSLYYARAFIFVPFIQKYISDKTGYEVKFDNFYILPFSITFANVDMDNMIAIQKITFKLSPVKFFVHITAPLNCISQINISKLEISLNENHKDKNVSSDKRSVDLELPKSEIAIFVDEAVVKNDNSRLLKIIDADILINHDKITLESVICALGIPVKVSSRIDRAKGNIFNTSSAFTAKNKIDMLLKSTGTIDLSSLSITQNITVEKLIYSGFKLIAPSGSFSKIRDAYKINLVGGFGKFEFNSFSGSATEAKPEIDISKTNKSMSGDISLNFKEQYSISVFGLNVTDLVGFGFKLGNFNLSGTKNRGGIYSMLCTYGRGGKIEIDYTKGGDYEAKLIIKNKTAGTVRGNMKTGEVTADMKNIDVAYIPFIEKSAKGIINILGAMDEISGHIDFSIRNFTASGIESADMKGSITKNNNMYVFNFYKSDNSITLSNIIKSGEIISTDFKFVNVDVLNILRICGYSKYDVSGIASGRIKYERGSVTEFDIKVFDVTIYGNKFKKFEAKGDINLNRINIERFVLKNYSDEITADIKGLLGFTETNPVSSLYVNLKDINVGRIKVSGYAAFQGSLSGNNEIKGVIESTGASISGVSLGNILADVTISTKKLEISNLKSGNNIEASAIADFKKNKISGSLYFKNTNIKGIYAGVSGFLSSTVKFSGRLDNPDVKILAFIKRGKYLSKPFSFSSELEYKNNSIKVNRAALSADKMKVALKGNYLNGGVLSLSVENLTENIINVFVGFKTFVKGIFSGSGLFTVKEGKQYLKMFLEAKSAYIKTVKLNDVKCDVEISGGNIVVGGVSAKIFDSEIKMGKGFFNIESGKYGLDLLLINAHAGPVNLLGNIELSGKMTKRKGGSIYSGTIDLRDFWLNRHKLPFSCFDYTVKDGTLELLQKANGVNLYSSLGLIVFGNVISVKEFNISKDKTSLGLRADFSKDSVNLGIKGSNIDWCFINDVLNLPGILRGNADIDVSLSGNISRPEGNISITSINGSIMEVPYDNFNVEVNFSDNYARIKKATVFNRNGVSISARGDFPLWFDKTLSEKMRKKPINVVYEIEDHKLNILKYFSKDYINPRSGEMLLKGAFEGTYEKIKNNGRLLIKGGSFRAKDYIAEGKDMSVEMSIIENLIRIDKFNFKSGSGKLNIYGQLKLDNFNIKDFDIRFVTDDKGIFLRVPQLPIVQGVVGSKLFLQDCSAGDLSFDVRIQGPPAKPKVSGLISLENTRFTFPRIGDEYKDIDFFIPENTEFNLKLITAKNTRFENSFVCALINGFLYIEGPYNNLKMNGIIETSSGRIDYLGFEFNILNAKVEIIDAVDENKVYIAAEGETTIFSKTGDKSETIKLTIDRSEIPKISQGSVGFYLKDSLNEAIEKVPKVELDAKVDKNVLGFSMKQWILHLVDQSLTTPFAKMILRKTGFIDNFRVSYVQTDADVCGKEDRAFTNLFSGKKYSVEKNLTNQILLGYSVTFDKFDRKLDIRHEIEAIYKLMNNLRLVGSYELKSLERFHRSDIRLMLQYQIRF, encoded by the coding sequence TAATTTTTATATTTTGCCTTTCAGTATTACGTTTGCAAACGTAGACATGGATAATATGATTGCGATCCAGAAAATAACGTTCAAGTTAAGTCCTGTAAAATTTTTCGTTCATATCACTGCTCCATTAAACTGCATAAGCCAAATAAATATATCAAAACTAGAAATTTCTTTAAACGAGAATCATAAAGATAAAAATGTTTCGTCAGATAAGAGGAGTGTTGATCTTGAACTTCCTAAATCTGAAATTGCAATATTTGTAGATGAAGCCGTAGTTAAAAATGATAACAGCAGACTTTTAAAAATTATAGATGCAGATATACTGATAAATCATGATAAAATCACTTTAGAGTCTGTTATATGTGCCTTAGGTATTCCGGTCAAGGTCAGTTCACGCATTGACCGCGCGAAAGGTAATATTTTTAACACTTCGTCGGCTTTTACCGCAAAAAATAAGATAGATATGCTTTTAAAGTCGACTGGAACTATTGATTTGTCGTCTTTGAGTATTACTCAAAATATTACGGTTGAAAAACTGATATATAGCGGATTTAAGTTAATCGCTCCTTCGGGCAGTTTTTCAAAGATTAGAGATGCCTATAAAATAAATTTAGTGGGAGGCTTTGGGAAATTTGAGTTTAATTCTTTCTCAGGCAGTGCAACTGAAGCTAAACCCGAAATTGACATTTCAAAAACCAATAAAAGTATGTCTGGAGATATTAGTTTAAATTTTAAAGAACAATACAGCATATCCGTATTCGGATTAAACGTAACGGATTTAGTCGGTTTCGGATTTAAATTAGGAAATTTTAATTTATCAGGAACAAAAAATCGTGGTGGCATTTACAGTATGTTATGCACATACGGACGCGGCGGGAAAATTGAAATCGATTATACAAAAGGCGGAGATTATGAAGCAAAACTCATAATTAAAAATAAAACAGCGGGAACGGTTAGAGGCAATATGAAAACCGGAGAAGTTACGGCGGATATGAAAAATATTGATGTTGCATACATCCCTTTTATAGAAAAATCCGCCAAAGGAATCATTAATATTTTGGGTGCAATGGACGAAATTTCCGGACATATTGATTTTTCGATCAGAAATTTCACTGCGTCAGGTATAGAGTCCGCAGATATGAAAGGGAGTATAACAAAAAATAATAATATGTATGTTTTTAATTTTTATAAAAGTGACAATTCTATTACCTTAAGTAATATTATAAAAAGCGGTGAAATAATTTCAACAGACTTTAAATTCGTCAACGTTGACGTTTTGAATATACTGCGCATCTGCGGATACTCGAAATATGACGTTTCGGGAATTGCAAGCGGACGCATAAAGTATGAAAGAGGCTCAGTGACAGAATTTGATATCAAGGTTTTTGATGTGACGATATATGGTAATAAATTTAAGAAATTTGAAGCTAAAGGTGATATAAATTTAAACAGGATAAACATAGAACGTTTTGTTTTAAAAAATTATTCTGACGAAATTACAGCCGATATAAAAGGACTGCTTGGTTTTACGGAAACAAATCCGGTTTCTTCGCTTTACGTTAATCTAAAAGACATTAATGTAGGCAGGATAAAAGTAAGCGGATATGCAGCATTTCAGGGCAGCTTAAGCGGCAACAACGAAATTAAGGGTGTCATTGAAAGTACGGGTGCCAGCATATCCGGAGTATCTCTTGGAAATATTTTGGCAGATGTGACTATTTCAACAAAGAAACTTGAAATTTCCAATTTAAAATCCGGCAACAACATAGAAGCATCCGCAATAGCGGATTTTAAAAAAAATAAAATTTCAGGAAGTCTTTACTTTAAAAATACGAATATTAAAGGTATTTATGCCGGGGTATCCGGATTTTTGAGTTCTACCGTAAAATTTTCCGGTAGACTGGATAATCCTGATGTTAAAATTTTGGCTTTTATAAAAAGAGGGAAATATTTATCTAAGCCTTTTTCTTTTTCGTCTGAATTGGAATACAAAAACAATAGCATTAAAGTAAACAGAGCTGCGTTGTCAGCGGATAAAATGAAAGTTGCACTTAAAGGGAATTATTTAAACGGCGGCGTTCTCTCTTTAAGTGTTGAGAATTTAACTGAAAATATTATCAATGTATTTGTAGGTTTTAAGACTTTCGTAAAGGGAATTTTTTCGGGCAGCGGCTTGTTTACTGTAAAAGAAGGAAAGCAGTATCTTAAAATGTTTTTAGAGGCTAAAAGCGCTTATATAAAGACTGTAAAATTAAATGATGTTAAATGCGACGTTGAAATAAGTGGCGGCAATATTGTGGTAGGCGGCGTTTCCGCAAAAATTTTTGATAGTGAAATAAAAATGGGCAAAGGTTTTTTTAATATTGAAAGTGGGAAATACGGACTTGATTTATTATTGATTAACGCTCACGCAGGTCCCGTAAATTTATTGGGTAATATAGAATTATCAGGCAAAATGACAAAGAGAAAAGGTGGTTCCATATACAGCGGAACGATTGATTTGCGAGATTTTTGGCTGAACAGACATAAATTACCTTTTTCTTGCTTTGATTATACTGTTAAAGACGGAACTTTAGAGCTCTTGCAGAAAGCAAATGGCGTAAATTTATATAGTTCTTTAGGTCTTATTGTTTTCGGTAATGTCATATCCGTAAAAGAATTTAATATTTCAAAGGATAAAACTTCTTTAGGCTTAAGAGCGGATTTTTCAAAGGATTCTGTCAATTTAGGGATAAAAGGTTCAAATATTGACTGGTGTTTTATAAATGATGTTTTAAATTTGCCCGGTATTTTGAGAGGAAATGCAGATATAGATGTCAGTTTATCTGGTAATATCAGTCGGCCTGAAGGGAATATATCAATAACCTCGATAAACGGATCTATAATGGAAGTTCCATATGATAATTTTAACGTTGAAGTTAATTTCTCGGATAATTACGCACGTATAAAAAAAGCTACTGTGTTTAATCGGAATGGAGTAAGCATATCTGCCCGGGGCGATTTTCCGTTATGGTTTGATAAAACTTTGTCCGAAAAAATGCGAAAGAAGCCTATAAATGTTGTTTATGAAATAGAAGATCACAAATTAAACATCTTAAAGTATTTCTCTAAGGACTATATTAATCCTCGTTCCGGGGAAATGCTATTGAAAGGAGCTTTTGAGGGAACTTATGAGAAAATCAAAAATAATGGCAGACTTTTAATAAAAGGAGGATCTTTTAGAGCAAAGGATTATATTGCTGAGGGAAAGGATATGTCTGTTGAAATGTCGATTATTGAAAATTTAATTAGAATTGATAAATTTAATTTTAAGTCCGGATCGGGAAAATTAAATATTTACGGACAGCTGAAACTTGACAATTTTAATATCAAGGATTTTGATATAAGGTTTGTTACAGATGATAAGGGAATTTTCTTACGCGTTCCGCAACTGCCGATAGTACAGGGCGTTGTAGGATCTAAATTGTTTCTGCAGGATTGTTCCGCAGGCGATCTGAGTTTTGACGTTAGAATACAGGGCCCCCCAGCAAAACCTAAAGTTTCAGGATTGATTTCGCTTGAAAATACGCGTTTTACGTTTCCTAGAATTGGCGACGAATATAAAGATATTGACTTTTTTATTCCTGAAAACACCGAGTTTAACTTGAAATTAATAACCGCAAAGAATACAAGATTTGAAAATTCTTTTGTTTGTGCGTTGATAAACGGTTTTTTATACATCGAAGGTCCTTATAATAATCTGAAAATGAATGGAATAATTGAAACTTCAAGTGGCAGAATAGATTATCTCGGATTCGAATTTAATATACTGAATGCCAAAGTAGAAATAATAGACGCAGTAGACGAAAATAAGGTTTATATCGCTGCTGAAGGGGAAACGACAATATTTTCAAAAACGGGAGATAAATCAGAAACTATAAAACTGACTATTGACAGATCCGAAATACCTAAGATATCGCAGGGATCCGTAGGATTTTATTTAAAAGACAGTCTAAATGAAGCTATTGAAAAAGTTCCAAAAGTCGAGCTAGATGCAAAAGTAGATAAGAATGTATTGGGCTTTAGTATGAAGCAGTGGATTTTGCATTTAGTCGATCAGTCGCTTACAACGCCTTTTGCAAAAATGATTTTACGTAAAACCGGATTTATCGATAATTTTAGGGTTTCTTACGTTCAGACTGATGCCGACGTTTGCGGCAAGGAAGATCGTGCATTTACAAATTTATTTTCGGGCAAAAAATATTCAGTTGAAAAAAATCTTACAAATCAAATTCTTCTTGGGTATTCGGTTACTTTTGACAAGTTTGACAGAAAGCTTGATATTCGCCATGAAATAGAAGCCATATATAAACTTATGAATAATTTGCGTTTAGTCGGTAGCTACGAACTTAAGTCCCTAGAGCGGTTCCACCGATCTGACATAAGATTGATGCTTCAGTATCAAATACGTTTCTAA